The segment GCGCCGGTGACTACGCCCTGCTGGACACCGCCGGCACAGCCCGGGGCTTCGACGTGGCGCGCATGAACAGCTACGAGGTGCACGGCCTGCGCGTCTCCAGCTCAGCCGTGCGCGCTGCCCTGGCGGAGGGCCGCATGGACGACGCGGCCCGCCTGCTGGGCCACCCGTACCACATCTCCGGCCACGTGCTGCACGGGCGCAAGCTCGGGCGCGAGCTGGGCTTCAAGACCCTGAACCTGCGCTTCAGCCACTGGAAACCGGCCGCCAGCGGCATCTTTGCCGTACTGGTGCATGGCCTGGACGTCCAGCCCCTGCGCGGGGTGGCCAACCTGGGGGTCCGTCCCTCGCTGGACCCGAACGATGTGAATGGCGGCCGGGTCCTGCTGGAAACCCATTGCCTGGACTGGCCGGCCGCCCTGGGCGCCGAGGGGGCCTACGGTAAAATCATCCGCGTGGAACTGCTGCACAAACTGCACGACGAACTGAAATACGACAGTCTGGATGCCCTCACGCAAGGCATCACCCGGGACTGCGATGCTGCCCGCGCCTGGTTCGCCCGGCGAATTTGACGGGGCACTACCGGCGCACCTTGCCCCGCGCCAGCTCAAGCCCCCTTTCGCCCGCCCCTCTGGGCCGCCACGTCTCTCGAAAAGTTTGCCATGACCGACAAAGTTGATTACCGCGCCACGCTGAACCTGCCCGACACCCCCTTTCCCATGCGCGGCGACCTGCCCAAGCGCGAGCCGGGCTGGGTCAAGCAATGGGAAGACCAGGGCCTCTACAAGAAGCTGCGCGATGTGCGCCAGGGCAAGCCCAAGTTCATCCTGCACGACGGCCCGCCCTATGCCAACGGCTCCATCCACATCGGCCACGCCGTCAACAAGATCCTCAAGGACATGATCGTCAAGGCGCGCCAGCTCAAGGGCCTGGACGCGCAGTACATCCCGGGCTGGGACTGCCATGGCCTGCCCATCGAGAACGCCATCGAGAAACTGCACGGCCGCAACCTGCCGCGCGACGAGATGCAGGCCAAGAGCCGCGCTTTCGCCACCGAGCAGATCGCCGGCCAGATGGCCGACTTCAAGCGCCTGGGCGTGCTCGGCCAGTGGGACAAGCCCTACCGGACGATGGACTATGTGAACGAGGCTGCCGAGATCCGTGCCTTCAAGCGTGTCATGGAGCGCGGTTTCGTCTACCGCGGCCTCAAGCCCGTCTACTGGTGCTTCGACTGCGGCTCCTCGCTGGCCGAATTCGAGATCGAGTACCAGGACAAGAAGAGCAGCACGCTGGACGTGGGCTTTGAGTGCGCCGAGCCCGAGAAACTGGCTGCAGCCTTCGGTGTTCCGAAGCTGGAGCAAGCGGCCTACGCCGTGATCTGGACCACCACCGCCTGGACCATCCCCGCCAACCAGGCGCTCAACCTGAACCCCGAGCTCGAATACGCGCTGGTGCAGACCGAGCGCGGCCTGCTGGTGCTGGCCGCCGTGCTGGTCGACAAGTGCATGGAGCGTTTCAAGCTCACGGGCAAGGTGCTGGCCACCACCCTGGGCAAGAAGCTGGGCCTGATCAACTTCAAGCATCCGCTGTACGACGTGGATGCCGGCTACCGCCGACCCAGCCCCGTGTATCTCGCCGACTACGCCACGGCCGAGGACGGCACGGGTATCGTGCACTCGGCACCGGCCTACGGCGTGGACGACTTCAACAGCTGTGTGAGCCACGGCATGAAGTACGACGACATCCTCAACCCCGTGCAGGGCAACGGCGCCTACGCCGCCGACTTCCCGCTCTTCGGCGGCCTCAACATCTGGAAGGCCGTGCCCGTGGTGCTGGAGGCGCTGAAGAACGCCGGGCGCCTCTTCGCCACCCAGGACATCACGCACAGCTACCCGCACTGCTGGCGCCACAAGACGCCCGTGATCTACCGCGCCGCGGCCCAGTGGTTCGTGCGCATGGACGAGGGCACGGGCATCTTCACCAAGGACAAGGCGCCGCAGACCCTGCGCCAGCTGGCCCTGGCCGCCATCGACGAGACGAAGTTCTACCCCGAGAACGGTCGCACCCGCCTGCGCGACATGATCGCCAACCGGCCCGACTGGTGCATCTCGCGCCAGCGCAGCTGGGGCGTGCCCCTGCCCTTCCTGCTGGACGTGGACAGCGGTGAGCCGCACCCGCGCACGCCCGAGATCATCGACCTGGCCGCCGAGGTGGTGGAGAAGGGCGGCATCGAGGCCTGGAGCAAGCTCAGCACCGCCGAGATCCTGCAGCGCATAGCCGACAAGAGTAACGCCACGCAGTGGAGCAAGAGCACCGACATCCTCGAAGTGTGGTTCGACTCCGGCACCACGCACACCACGGTGCTCAAGACCTCGCACCCCGGCGCCGGCCACGAGAGTGGCCCCGAGGCCGATCTGTATCTGGAAGGCCACGACCAGCACCGCGGCTGGTTCCACAGCTCGCTGCTCACGGCCTGCGCCATGTACGGCCGCGCACCCTACCGCGGCCTGCTGACCCACGGCTTCACCGTGGACGGCCAGGGCCGCAAGATGAGCAAGAGCGTGGGCAACGTCGTCGCCCCGCAGCAGGTCAGCGAAAAGATGGGCGCCGAGATCATCCGCCTGTGGTGCGCCGCCACCGACTACTCGGGCGACCTGGGCATCGACGACAAGATCCTGGCGCGCGTGGTGGACACCTACCGCCGCATCCGCAACACGCTGAAGTTCCTGCTGGCCAACGTCAGCGACTTCGATCCGAAGAAGGACGCCGTGCCGCTGGACCAACTGCTGGAGATCGACCGCTACGCGCTGAGCCGTGCGGCCGAACTGCAGGCTGAGATCCTGGCGCACTACGAGGTCTACGAATTCCACCCGGTGGTGGCCAAGCTGCAGGTGTATTGCAGCGAGGACCTGGGCGCCTTCTACCTGGACGTGCTCAAGGACCGCCTGTACACCACGGCCCCGAAGTCGCTGGCGCGTCGCAGTGCCCAGACCGCGCTGTACCAGATCACGCAAGCCATGTTGCGCTGGATGGCGCCTTTCCTGAGCTTCACGGCCGAGGAAGCGTGGAAGGTGGCCGGCTCGTCCGAATCGATCTTCATGGAAACCTATGTCGAGCTGGGCCAGCCCGATGCCGCGCTGCTGGCCAAGTGGACCCGCATCCGCGAGATCCGCGATGCGGTGAACAAGGACATCGAAGCGCTGCGTGCCGAGGGCAAGGTGGGCGCTTCGCTGCAGGCCACCGTGACCCTGGCGGCCGAGCCGGCCGACCATGCGCTGCTGGCCAGCCTGGGCGAGGACCTGAAGTTCGTCTTCATCACCTCGGCCGTGACGCTGCAAGCCGGTAGCTCCTTGACCGTGCAGGTCGCACCGAGCACCGCGCAGAAATGCGAACGCTGCTGGCACTACCGCGAGGACGTCGGCATCGACGCCGCCCATCCCACGCTGTGCGGCCGTTGTACCAGCAACCTTTACGGCGCCGGCGAAAGCCGGAAGGTCGCCTGATGGGGCGCGCCATCAAATCGGCCGGCCTGCTGCAGTGGCTGGGCCTGGCCCTGCTGATCCTGGTGGTGGACCAGCTCACCAAGGTGCTGATCCTGGCCTATTACCACCCGGGCGAGAGCTCCTACCTTACCGACTGGCTCAACATCGTGCGCGTGCACAACCGCGGCGCGGCCTTTTCCTTCCTGGCCGGGGCCGACGGCTGGCAACGCTGGTTCTTCGTGGGCATCGGCGTGGCCGCCACAGGTTTCATCCTCTACCTGCTGCGCGCCCATGCCGGCCAGCGCCTGTTCTGCTTCGCCCTGACCTGCATCATGGGTGGCGCCATCGGCAATGTGGTGGACCGCCTGCTGCACGGCTACGTGGTGGACATGGTGGACTTCCACATCGGCCGCTGGCATTTCCCGGCCTTCAACGTGGCCGACAGCGCCATCACCCTGGGGGTGATCTTCCTGCTGCTCGACGAGATCCTTCGGGTGCGGCGCGCCCGCGCCTGAGTCCGCCGGCCTGACACTCCGACCATGAACACGATGTCTACGGTCCACGGTGTCAGGCGCAGCAGCCTGGGCCGCCTCAACGAGATCGCCGGCGTGCTGATGCGCCATGGCCTGGGTGAACTGGTGCGCCGCTGGGGCCTGGCCGGGGCCCTGGAAAAGGCCGGCCACCGCCTGCACTGGGAGCACGCCGCCGACCTGGCCCAGTTGCCGCCCCCCGTGCAGCTGCGCAAGGCCCTGGAAGAACTGGGCCCCACCTTCGTCAAGCTGGGCCAGATCCTGGCCGGCCGCGCCGACATGTTCGGCCCCGAGTGGATCGCCGAATTCGAGAAACTGCACAGCCATGTGCCAGCCCTGCCGCTGGACGACCTGCGCACGCAGTTGCGCGAGGACCTGGGCGACGAGCCCGAGGCCGTGTTCGCCCGTTTCGACCCCGAGCCGCTGGCCGCCGCCTCCATTGCCCAGGTGCACCGCGCCCGGCTGAAGGATGGCAGCGAAGTCATCGTCAAGATCCGCCGCCCCGGCATCCGCGAGGTGATCGAGGCCGACCTGCGCCTGCTCGATCGCCTGGCTGCCCTGGCCGAAGCCGAACTGCCCGCGCTCGCGCCCTACCGCCCGCGCCAGCTGCTGCGCGAGTTCGGCCGCTCGCTGCAGCGCGAACTGGACCTGGCCAGCGAATGCCGCCATGCCGAGCGCCTGGCGCGCAATATGGCGGCCTTGCCCTTCGTGCAGATCCCCCGCATCCACTGGGCCTGGACGCGCGAGCGCGTCAATGTGCAGGACTATGTCGAGGGCATCGCCGGCCACGACCTGGACCGGCTCGACGCCACCGGGCTGGACCGCCGCCTGCTGGCCCGGCGCGGCGCCCAGGCCGTGCTCAAGATGATCGTGGAAGACGGTTTCTTCCACGCCGATCCGCACCCCGGCAACGTCTTCTACCTGCCGGACAACCGCCTGGCCTTCATCGACTTCGGCATGGTGGGGCATCTCTCCATGCGCCGGCGCCAGCAATTGCTCAAGCTGCTGCTGGGCCTGGTGCAGCGCGAACCACGGGCCGTGGCGGACGTGCTGGTGGACTGGACACGCGACGGCCAGGCCGTACCGGTGGAGCGGCTGGAAAGCGACATCGAGGCCTTCGTCGACCAGTACCACGGCACCCCGCTGGCCGAACTGAACCTGGGCCGCATGCTGCTGGACGTGACCACCCTGCTGCGCGAGAACCACCTGGCCCTGCCGGCGGACCTGGCCCTGCTGATCAAGGCCTTCATCACGCTCGAAGGCCTGGGCCGTGGCCTGGACCCGGACTTCAGCATGACCAGTGAGGCCCTGCCCCTGCTGCAGCAGGTGGTGCGCGCGCGCTACCGGCCCCGCGCACTGGCAGGGCGCGCCTGGGGCTCCTGGTTGCGCCTGCTGGAGGTGGCCGAGCAGTTGCCGCAGGACCTCTCGCATCTCCTGCGCCGCGCGCGCCAGGGGCGCATGGGCCTGGACATCGAGAGCCGCTCGCTGCGCCACGTCGGCAAGCAGCTCGACCGCGCGGCCAACCGGCTCTCGCTGGCGCTGATCATCGCGGCGCTCATCATCGGCTCCTCCATCGTCATGACGGTGGGCGGCGGCCCCACCCTGCTGGGCCTGCCGGCCTTCGGCCTGCTGGGTTTCCTGGGCGCGGGCATCGGTGCGCTCTGGCTGGGCCGGGCCATCTGGCGCAGCCATCGGCACGAGGACGATGAACTTTAGCCCCCTGCTGCAGGTGTTTCCCCCCATCCAAAAATAAGGCCCCAGTTTCCGGGCCAGTTGCCGACATCAGTGCAGGGGCGGTCTTTCCTGCGGGCAGACCGTGGTCGGGCCATGGGCCCTGCATCAGACAAGGCAGACGGAAGACAGGCTCCATCATGGGGATGGTCATCAACACAGGCATGCTGTCGCTGACGGCCCAGAGAAATCTGGGGACCAGTCAGTCGGCCTTTGCCACGTCCATCCAGCGGCTGTCCAGCGGGCTGCGCATCAACAGCGCCCGCGACGACGCTGCCGGCCTGGCCATTTCCGAGCGTTTCACCAGCCAGATCCGCGGCCAGAACCAGGCCATCCGCAACGCCAACGACGGCATCTCCATGCTGCAGACCGCCGAGGGCGCAGCCACCACCATCACCGGCAACCTGCAGCGCATCCGCGAGCTGGCGGTGCAGTCGGCCAACGCCACCAACTCGGCCTCCGACCGGCAGTCCCTGCAGCAGGAAGTCAACCAGCTGGCCGCCGAGATCGACCGCATCGGCCGCACCACCGAATTCAATACGCTCAAGGTCTTCGACCAGAGCCGCAACAAGGTGACCGGCCTGAGCAACACCGACCAGGATGCCGTCATCGAAGGCCTGCAGGGCGGCTGGCTGGAAGTGGCCGAGAACATGATCAGCCAGGCCTACGGCATCGCGGGCAAGGGCAATGCCATCAGCATCGAGCTCACCACCTTCACCGATGCCGCCGGCAACACGGCCGCCCGGGTCGTGTCGTCGGTCGGGGCCAGCGGCCCCGGCACGAACATCAGGATGCAGGTCGACATGGCGGACTTCGTGCCGCCCAACCTGCCCGACGGCGGCACCGCCCCCTTCTACAACGACCGCATCATCGCGCACGAGATGGTGCACGCCGTCATGGCCACTGGCGCCAGCTGGGGTGAGCTGGCCAACGACGGCTCGGCCACCTGGTTCCTCGAAGGTGCGGCCGAATTCATCCACGGCGCCGAAGAGCGGGTGCAGGCCGACGGCTCCGTGGCCACGCTGGCCGACGACATCACGGCCTGGGGCAGCGCCAGCGTGGACTATTCGTCGGCCTATGTGGCCGTCCGCTACCTGCACGAAAAGATCCAGGCGGCCGGCGGCAACGGCGTGCAGGACATGCTGGCCTACCTGCACAACACCGCGGGCCAGACCCTGAACGATGCCTTCGTGAATGCCAGCGGCGGCGCCTATGCCAGCCAGGCGGCCTTCGTGGCCGACTTCAACACCAGCAAGGCCGGCTTCCTAGCCAGCTTCGACTTCAGCAATACCGATCCCGGGGCCATCGGCGGCCTGGATGTCGACAACGGCACGACCCAGACCGCCAAGAGCGTGGTGCAGGACTTCGGCAACCGCAGCGGCACCGATGTCCTCGCAGGCTTCACCGAGACCTGGGAA is part of the Rhodoferax sp. BAB1 genome and harbors:
- a CDS encoding bifunctional riboflavin kinase/FAD synthetase → MKVFRGFHHPGIAPACALTIGNFDGVHRGHQAMLALLRGEAAQRGVPSCAMTFEPHPRDYFAGATGNAALAPARIATLRDKLADLQRCGIDQVIVLPFDARLASLSPQAFIDDVLVRGLGTRYVLVGDDFRFGAKRAGDYALLDTAGTARGFDVARMNSYEVHGLRVSSSAVRAALAEGRMDDAARLLGHPYHISGHVLHGRKLGRELGFKTLNLRFSHWKPAASGIFAVLVHGLDVQPLRGVANLGVRPSLDPNDVNGGRVLLETHCLDWPAALGAEGAYGKIIRVELLHKLHDELKYDSLDALTQGITRDCDAARAWFARRI
- the ileS gene encoding isoleucine--tRNA ligase; its protein translation is MTDKVDYRATLNLPDTPFPMRGDLPKREPGWVKQWEDQGLYKKLRDVRQGKPKFILHDGPPYANGSIHIGHAVNKILKDMIVKARQLKGLDAQYIPGWDCHGLPIENAIEKLHGRNLPRDEMQAKSRAFATEQIAGQMADFKRLGVLGQWDKPYRTMDYVNEAAEIRAFKRVMERGFVYRGLKPVYWCFDCGSSLAEFEIEYQDKKSSTLDVGFECAEPEKLAAAFGVPKLEQAAYAVIWTTTAWTIPANQALNLNPELEYALVQTERGLLVLAAVLVDKCMERFKLTGKVLATTLGKKLGLINFKHPLYDVDAGYRRPSPVYLADYATAEDGTGIVHSAPAYGVDDFNSCVSHGMKYDDILNPVQGNGAYAADFPLFGGLNIWKAVPVVLEALKNAGRLFATQDITHSYPHCWRHKTPVIYRAAAQWFVRMDEGTGIFTKDKAPQTLRQLALAAIDETKFYPENGRTRLRDMIANRPDWCISRQRSWGVPLPFLLDVDSGEPHPRTPEIIDLAAEVVEKGGIEAWSKLSTAEILQRIADKSNATQWSKSTDILEVWFDSGTTHTTVLKTSHPGAGHESGPEADLYLEGHDQHRGWFHSSLLTACAMYGRAPYRGLLTHGFTVDGQGRKMSKSVGNVVAPQQVSEKMGAEIIRLWCAATDYSGDLGIDDKILARVVDTYRRIRNTLKFLLANVSDFDPKKDAVPLDQLLEIDRYALSRAAELQAEILAHYEVYEFHPVVAKLQVYCSEDLGAFYLDVLKDRLYTTAPKSLARRSAQTALYQITQAMLRWMAPFLSFTAEEAWKVAGSSESIFMETYVELGQPDAALLAKWTRIREIRDAVNKDIEALRAEGKVGASLQATVTLAAEPADHALLASLGEDLKFVFITSAVTLQAGSSLTVQVAPSTAQKCERCWHYREDVGIDAAHPTLCGRCTSNLYGAGESRKVA
- the lspA gene encoding signal peptidase II, which translates into the protein MGRAIKSAGLLQWLGLALLILVVDQLTKVLILAYYHPGESSYLTDWLNIVRVHNRGAAFSFLAGADGWQRWFFVGIGVAATGFILYLLRAHAGQRLFCFALTCIMGGAIGNVVDRLLHGYVVDMVDFHIGRWHFPAFNVADSAITLGVIFLLLDEILRVRRARA
- a CDS encoding AarF/ABC1/UbiB kinase family protein, whose translation is MSTVHGVRRSSLGRLNEIAGVLMRHGLGELVRRWGLAGALEKAGHRLHWEHAADLAQLPPPVQLRKALEELGPTFVKLGQILAGRADMFGPEWIAEFEKLHSHVPALPLDDLRTQLREDLGDEPEAVFARFDPEPLAAASIAQVHRARLKDGSEVIVKIRRPGIREVIEADLRLLDRLAALAEAELPALAPYRPRQLLREFGRSLQRELDLASECRHAERLARNMAALPFVQIPRIHWAWTRERVNVQDYVEGIAGHDLDRLDATGLDRRLLARRGAQAVLKMIVEDGFFHADPHPGNVFYLPDNRLAFIDFGMVGHLSMRRRQQLLKLLLGLVQREPRAVADVLVDWTRDGQAVPVERLESDIEAFVDQYHGTPLAELNLGRMLLDVTTLLRENHLALPADLALLIKAFITLEGLGRGLDPDFSMTSEALPLLQQVVRARYRPRALAGRAWGSWLRLLEVAEQLPQDLSHLLRRARQGRMGLDIESRSLRHVGKQLDRAANRLSLALIIAALIIGSSIVMTVGGGPTLLGLPAFGLLGFLGAGIGALWLGRAIWRSHRHEDDEL
- a CDS encoding flagellinolysin, giving the protein MGMVINTGMLSLTAQRNLGTSQSAFATSIQRLSSGLRINSARDDAAGLAISERFTSQIRGQNQAIRNANDGISMLQTAEGAATTITGNLQRIRELAVQSANATNSASDRQSLQQEVNQLAAEIDRIGRTTEFNTLKVFDQSRNKVTGLSNTDQDAVIEGLQGGWLEVAENMISQAYGIAGKGNAISIELTTFTDAAGNTAARVVSSVGASGPGTNIRMQVDMADFVPPNLPDGGTAPFYNDRIIAHEMVHAVMATGASWGELANDGSATWFLEGAAEFIHGAEERVQADGSVATLADDITAWGSASVDYSSAYVAVRYLHEKIQAAGGNGVQDMLAYLHNTAGQTLNDAFVNASGGAYASQAAFVADFNTSKAGFLASFDFSNTDPGAIGGLDVDNGTTQTAKSVVQDFGNRSGTDVLAGFTETWEELGKAGGTGNILSFQVGANAGQTIDTAIGGMNLGSLGLMNVDVTSVDNASLAMRQIDKALNYVSGTRAKLGAQMSRFDTTVQNLQLSSENMSASRSRVMDADFAKETAALSRAQILQNAGTAMVAQANQMPRMVLTLLR